The stretch of DNA CTAGCCACCATCACAGCCACCGACCTAACGGGTCGGGTGCTCTTCCGGCACGTAGCAACCGCTTCTGCTCAGCCGCTTGCGTTGCCAGCTGGGTTGTTTGACGGCTATCGGGGCGTGCTACTGCTGCGCGTAGAAACCACCGAGGGCGTTGCCGTGCGGCGCATCGTGCGGCAGTAATGAGCGAAGTAGCTTGGCCTTTAGCAGCAGACGAAAGCACTTGCTGTTCAGTTATCCTCGGTGGCCAGCTGAGGAGCCAAACCAGGAATCAATGATCCTTTTTGCCACTAAACTTGTTGTAGCGCCGTAATACAACCGTCGTGCTCTTTTACCACAAGGGTATCTTTGCGCTACTTCCACGACATTTCTCTCCGTTTATATGGCCACTTCTGCAAATGGCAAGGCTGGCGGCAGCCACGCCAAAAAACAAACTTTACCGGGTATGCCAGTGGCTCCTGAACTGATGACTCCTACCGCCATTCCGGCCCATAAGCTGGTACTGCGCACCCTGCGGCGCAACGACTTTAAGGCGGTAAAGGAAATCATGGACAAGGTGTACTCTAACATGGAGGGCGCCTGGGCCCAGGATGAGTACAATGCCCTGCTGAAAAAATTTCCTGAAGGCCAGATCTGCATCGAAGATAATGGCCAGGTGGTAGCTGCCGCCCTGGCTATTATTGTAGAGTACAGCAAGTATGGCGACAAGCACACCTACGCTAAAATTACCGGCAACGGGAAGTTCGACACACACGACTCCAACGGCGACACACTCTACGGCGTTGATGTGTTTGTGGACCCCGAGTACCGGAGCCTACGCCTGGGCCGTCGTTTATACGACGCCCGCAAGGAGCTCTGCGAAAACCTGAACCTGCGCGCCATGGTGGCCGGGGGCCGGATACCGGGCTACGCCGCCTACGCCAACGAAATGACGCCGGCTAAATACGTGGAGATGGTGCGAGCCAAGGAACTGACCGACCCCATCCTCACTTTCCAGCTTTCCAACGATTTCTACGTGCGGAAGCTCATCCGGGGCTACCTTCCCTACGACTCCGAGTCGAAGGCTTACGCCACGTTGCTGGAGTGGATTAATGTGTACTACGACGAGGAAACCGACAAGCTGATTGGTAACCAAAAGTCGAACGTGCGCATTGGCATTGTGCAGTGGCAAATGCGTGCCACCCAAAACCTCGACGACTTTTTTCAGCAAATGGAGTTCTTCGTGGACACTGTATCGGGCTATAAGGCCGACTGCGTGATGTTCCCGGAGTTTTTCAACGCGCCCATGATGGCCCTCACCAACGAGGAGTCGCCTTCGGTGGCTATCCGCTCGATGTCGGCCTTCACGGAGCCCATCAAAACCAAAATGATGGAGCTGGCCGTGAGCTACAACATCAACGTTATTGCCGGCTCTATGCCCCTCTACGATGATGGCAAGCTCTACAACGTATCGTACCTGTGCCGGCGCGACGGTACCGTGGACGAGCAGTACAAGCTGCACGTAACCCCCGACGAGGCCAGCTACTGGGGCATGCGCGGCGGCGACAAGCTGCGGTGCTTTGACACGGACTTCGGTAAAATCGGTATCCTCATTTGCTACGACGTGGAGTTCCCTGAGCTCTCGCGCATGCTGTCAGATGAAGGCATGAAAATCCTGTTTGTGCCTTTCTGGACGGATACCAAGAACGCCTACCAGCGTGTGCGTCTGTGTGCCCAGGCCCGAGCCATTGAGAACGAGTGCTACGTGGCCATTACCGGCTCAGTGGGCAACCTGCCTCGCGTTGAGAACATGGACATTCAGTACTCGCAGTCGGCGGTATTTAGCCCCTCAGACTTCGCTTTCCCCCACGACGCCATTGTGGCCGAGGCCACGCCCAACACCGAGATGACGCTGATTGCCGACCTCGACCTAGACTTGCTCAAAGACCTGAACACCAGCGGCGCCGTGCGTAACCTCCGCGACCGTCGCAGAGACTTGTACTCAGTGAGCTGGGTGAAGAAGACCGAGCGCGATGATGAATTGCTGGCCCAAGGAGAGGAGCGTGCTCCTAAAGCGCCTACCCGCCGCAAAACGCTGGCGTCCAGTTAATACCTGGCCGTAGAGCAGCTACTACCCAAAGAGCGCCTTCCATAATACTTATGGAGGGCGCTCTTGCTTTATGGCTGGTGGCTAGGCCTAGCGAATGCTACCTGTACTTTAGCGGCTATTTTATTTTGCTTCCTTTCTATCATCACGCTTTATGAAGTGTTTTTATATTGCCCTGCTGGCGATACTCATGTTCTCGGGGCGCAGTCAGGCACAAGAGAAGTCGGCAACGCCTGTTAAGCATAAAAAAGGCCAGACTGAGCAGGGAGCCACGGCAAAAGATGGCCGCAGAGTTGGGAAGTGGTACTTCTACGGCAATAACGACGAGCTGGAACTCACCTTTGATTATGACTCCAGCCGCATTACTTATCGGCCCGCTGATACCACCCGTTACCTGGTGCGTGTAGGCAGCCAGTGGGAACTGCAACACCCCACTCGTGCCCCGCGCCTTATAGGCAGCTCAAGGCAACGGGCTATTGATATCGCCACTAAACTACGGTACCCTGTTGTGGCCATGAGGCAACAGCAACAGGGCAGACTGGTTATGTCATTTACGGTTGACACAGATGGCCATACCAAAGATTATATTATTGAGAACAGCGTTAGCCCCGAGTGCGACCAGGAAGTGTGGCGGGTGGTGAAAGATTTGCCCGACAATTGGATACCTGCTGTTTATCAGGGCCAACTGGTCGCCGCCAGGTTTTATGTGGTTGTGCACTTCAGACTGTCATCGGAGCTTAGCCCAGGCAGCCTGAAGCAGGGAGGACTAATTGCTGGTTTACCACCAATAGCCCCTGCCGGCAACCACTTTGTAGACGAGTTGATAGTCAACGGACAGATTAGTAAGCAGACCTATATCCGGTGAGAGTTTTGGCCCGCTGGTTTTTTGATGTAAACTGCGGCCCCCTAACGCCATCTTTCATTCTTTCACCTCCCCTTATGAGACGCGTACTAATCACCGGGGCCAACCGGGGCCTGGGCCTCGAACTCACCCGCCAATACCTGGAGCGTGGCGATACGGTATATGCCGCCTGCCGCAACCCCGATGCTGCTACTGACCTGAAGGCGTTGGGCACTACCCGCCTACACCTCATTCAGCTTGACCTGACGAGCGAAGACTCCATTGCCCAAGCCCAAAAAGCGGTACGCCGCCACACTGCGGCGTTGGATATTCTCATCAATAACGCCGGTATTTTTCCCGGGGCCGGTCCCGAAGACCCCGCCAAGCAGAACCTCGGCAACCTCACCTCAGATAATGCCCTGACCGTTTTTAAGGTAAATGCGGTAGGACCCATGCTGGTGGCGCAGGCGTTTTTGGAGCTCCTGAAAGCCGGCAACAAACCTCGCATCATCAGCCTTTCTTCGGGCCAAGGCTCTCTGACCTGGAAGGCCTCCGGCGAACCGTATCACTACTCGGCCAGCAAAGCGGCCCTGAATATGTACATGCGCGCGCTGGCTGCTGAAGTAGGCACCTACGGCCTGATTTCGGTGCTGGTAGATCCGGGCTGGATCCGGACGGGCATGGGCGGCTCCAACGCCGCCATTCCGGCCGCCGACTCTGCCAAGGGCATCATCCGCCTCACTGATCAGTTGCACGCCGAGGAAAACGGCAGCTTTGTAACGTGGCAGGGGCAGCCAGTACCCTGGTAGGCCAGGTATAACATTTGGTGCATCAGCCTAGGGCAGCTTTCCTCAGAAGGCTGCCCTTTTCTATGGCTGGAAGCTCACTTGGGCAATTAGAGCAGAATTACACTCAAATCATCACACAAAACACTCATTCACAGTACATTAAAAATACATTAAAAGCAATCCATATTCCTATATTTTCTCGTAAGGCTACTGCCGGGTTTCGGAATTAGCCGGTATCAACTCTTTTCTATTCTTTTCAAGATGAACTCAACCTTTACTTCACGATTATCGGCTTTGCCAAAAGCACTGCTTGGGTTAGCGGCTCTAGGCCTATCTGTTAGCGCCGCCCAGGCCCAAACGGTTTACGGCCTCTCTACTAGTGGCGCTACCTCAGTGGTAAGCCTTGTAACGTTTGATGCCGCTACGCCAGGCACGTTTACGGCTACGGTACCCATTACCGGCCTGGGCACTGGCCAAACGCTGGTGGGCCTAGATTCGCGGCCGAATACAGGGGAGCTGTTTGCCCTCGGCTACAACCCCACCGGCACGCAGGCCCAGCTGTATACCATTAACCGCCTCACGGGCGCGGCTACTACTGTAGGCGCGGCGCTGACGCTGAACCTGGGTACCACTACCTCCCGCATTGGCTTTGATTTTAACCCTACCGTTGACCGCATTCGGGTGACGGGCAGCAACCTTACCAACTTCCGGCTCAACCCCAACAACGGCGCCCTGGCTGCCACCGATGGCAACCTAGCCTACGCGGCCACCGATGCTAATGCGGCCCAAACGCCCGGCATCGGGTCAGTGGCCTACGGCAACTCTTACATTGGGGCTACTACCACGGTGCTCTACGACATCGACGAAACCAACAGCCGCTACACCACTCAGAGCCCACCCAACGACGGCATTCTGAATAGCCGCGAGCAGCTCACCGTATCCACGGCTGCGGCCCTGGCCACCGATCTGGACATTTACTTTAACCCGACTACCAGCACTAACAACGCCTACCTGACCATTGCCACCGGTACTGCGGCGGCTCCGAGCACGCAGCTGTACACGCTCAACTTCCTGACCGGTGCCAGCCTCACGGCCGTGGGCAATGTGGGCCCTGCAGGTACGCTGGTCACAGATATTGCCTTTGCCATCAACCGCCCCGTGACCCTGCCGGTGCTTACGGGCCAACTGGCCTACGCGCTGGCCGGCACCAATTTGCTGAGCTTCGATACATCGGCCCCCGGCACCATTCGCACTTCGGTGGGTATTACGGGGGTTGATGCCGCCCAAACGGTAGTGGGCATGGATATACGCCCGCTCAACAATGCCCTGTACATTCTGGGCTACAACGCTACTGCCCAAACCGGTCAGCTGTACGCGCTCAATGCCACTACCGGTGCCGCCACTTCCATCAGCGGCCCCCTGGCCATGACCCTCGGCACCGGCGACATCAGCTTCGACTTCAACCCCACCGTTGACCGCATTCGGGTGGTAGGTGCCAACCGCAACAACTACCGTCTCAACCCCGTGACGGGTACTGTAGCGGCTACCGACGGGCAGGTGGCCTACACTACCGGCACCAACACGCCCACTATTGGCGCAGTGGCCTACACTAACAGCTTCATGGGCGCCGATGCCACTTCGGGCACCATGCTTTACAACTACGACCAGGCCCTGAACGTGCTCAACACCCAGAGCACCGCCAACCCACCCGCCGATGGGCAGCTCACCACCGTAGGCGCCTCGGGCATTACAGTAAATACTACCGCTCCCAACGTAGACATGGATATCTATAGCACCGGGGCGGGCATGAATATGGCCTACCTGGTGGCCAACGTGGGCACCTCGCTCAACAGCGGCTTCTATACCCTCAACCTGGCCACCGGCGCGGCTACACTGGTGGGCACCATCGGGAATGGCAGCACCGTGCGCGACATTGCTATTGCTGGCCCGGCCGGCGTAGTGACGGGCACCCGCCCAGCCGCTGAAGTGGCTACCGGGCTTTCGCTGTTCCCCAACCCCGTTACCCGTGAGGCCACAGTAGCCTTTACCCTCCCCCGCTCCGGCCAAGTCACGCTGCGGATAACTGATGCCCTTGGCCGCACCGTAGAGGAAGCCCAGCCGGGCCAGCTTGGGGCGGGCGCTCAAACGCTGCGCTGGAACTCGGCCTCGCGTAAAGCCGGTATGTACTTCCTGAGCCTGCAGCTAGATGGGCAGCCCGCGGGCACCCAACGCGTAGTAGTTCAGTAGCATACTTCACACAACAAAAAAGCCGGCTCACATTGCGTGAGCCGGCTTTTTTGTTGTGTGAAGTGGCCTAGCGAGCGGTTTCTTCCTGCAGGAAAGCGGCATGGTCACGCAGGATAGTGCGCAGGAAAGGCTCGTCGTGCAGAGCCGTCTGGATGCCGGTTAAGGTTTTGACTTTATTGGCGACGTCATTGAGCAGCGTGTAGTTGTGGCGGGCCACGGCCTGCTGATATAAGCGCCGGATCAGGGCCATGTCGTGGTCAGTCAGTACTGCCACTTGGGGAAAGATGATTTGATAGCCAGGCGGCACCAGGGTCAGCTCA from Hymenobacter taeanensis encodes:
- a CDS encoding bifunctional GNAT family N-acetyltransferase/carbon-nitrogen hydrolase family protein → MTPTAIPAHKLVLRTLRRNDFKAVKEIMDKVYSNMEGAWAQDEYNALLKKFPEGQICIEDNGQVVAAALAIIVEYSKYGDKHTYAKITGNGKFDTHDSNGDTLYGVDVFVDPEYRSLRLGRRLYDARKELCENLNLRAMVAGGRIPGYAAYANEMTPAKYVEMVRAKELTDPILTFQLSNDFYVRKLIRGYLPYDSESKAYATLLEWINVYYDEETDKLIGNQKSNVRIGIVQWQMRATQNLDDFFQQMEFFVDTVSGYKADCVMFPEFFNAPMMALTNEESPSVAIRSMSAFTEPIKTKMMELAVSYNINVIAGSMPLYDDGKLYNVSYLCRRDGTVDEQYKLHVTPDEASYWGMRGGDKLRCFDTDFGKIGILICYDVEFPELSRMLSDEGMKILFVPFWTDTKNAYQRVRLCAQARAIENECYVAITGSVGNLPRVENMDIQYSQSAVFSPSDFAFPHDAIVAEATPNTEMTLIADLDLDLLKDLNTSGAVRNLRDRRRDLYSVSWVKKTERDDELLAQGEERAPKAPTRRKTLASS
- a CDS encoding DUF4394 domain-containing protein — encoded protein: MNSTFTSRLSALPKALLGLAALGLSVSAAQAQTVYGLSTSGATSVVSLVTFDAATPGTFTATVPITGLGTGQTLVGLDSRPNTGELFALGYNPTGTQAQLYTINRLTGAATTVGAALTLNLGTTTSRIGFDFNPTVDRIRVTGSNLTNFRLNPNNGALAATDGNLAYAATDANAAQTPGIGSVAYGNSYIGATTTVLYDIDETNSRYTTQSPPNDGILNSREQLTVSTAAALATDLDIYFNPTTSTNNAYLTIATGTAAAPSTQLYTLNFLTGASLTAVGNVGPAGTLVTDIAFAINRPVTLPVLTGQLAYALAGTNLLSFDTSAPGTIRTSVGITGVDAAQTVVGMDIRPLNNALYILGYNATAQTGQLYALNATTGAATSISGPLAMTLGTGDISFDFNPTVDRIRVVGANRNNYRLNPVTGTVAATDGQVAYTTGTNTPTIGAVAYTNSFMGADATSGTMLYNYDQALNVLNTQSTANPPADGQLTTVGASGITVNTTAPNVDMDIYSTGAGMNMAYLVANVGTSLNSGFYTLNLATGAATLVGTIGNGSTVRDIAIAGPAGVVTGTRPAAEVATGLSLFPNPVTREATVAFTLPRSGQVTLRITDALGRTVEEAQPGQLGAGAQTLRWNSASRKAGMYFLSLQLDGQPAGTQRVVVQ
- a CDS encoding energy transducer TonB, whose protein sequence is MKCFYIALLAILMFSGRSQAQEKSATPVKHKKGQTEQGATAKDGRRVGKWYFYGNNDELELTFDYDSSRITYRPADTTRYLVRVGSQWELQHPTRAPRLIGSSRQRAIDIATKLRYPVVAMRQQQQGRLVMSFTVDTDGHTKDYIIENSVSPECDQEVWRVVKDLPDNWIPAVYQGQLVAARFYVVVHFRLSSELSPGSLKQGGLIAGLPPIAPAGNHFVDELIVNGQISKQTYIR
- a CDS encoding SDR family oxidoreductase yields the protein MRRVLITGANRGLGLELTRQYLERGDTVYAACRNPDAATDLKALGTTRLHLIQLDLTSEDSIAQAQKAVRRHTAALDILINNAGIFPGAGPEDPAKQNLGNLTSDNALTVFKVNAVGPMLVAQAFLELLKAGNKPRIISLSSGQGSLTWKASGEPYHYSASKAALNMYMRALAAEVGTYGLISVLVDPGWIRTGMGGSNAAIPAADSAKGIIRLTDQLHAEENGSFVTWQGQPVPW